The following proteins come from a genomic window of Denitromonas sp.:
- the btuB gene encoding TonB-dependent vitamin B12 receptor, whose product MRLCLSAAALAVSCAFPLVSMAADAVGDTVVVTATRTARTVDESLAAVTVITQADIERLQARSVPDLLRGQAGLSLTNNGGRGKQTSVFMRGTESDHVVVLIDGVKVGSATAGSAAFQDMPVDMIERIEIVRGPRSSLYGSEAIGGVIQIFTKRGGGALRPSGSVGFGSKGVRKATFGLDGGGDQGWVSLNLSHDATDGFNACRAEAAGKGGCFTNEPDRDGYQNLSGSVRAGYRFDGGAEVNVNWMRTQATSDFDGSSQNESDSVQEVFGGRFSFSPLAAWKMTLGAGVSTDNANNYKDDVFKSSFDTERTTLSWQNDITLDENHLLTFGLDHQDDEITSTTAYPESSRTNDGVFALYQGAIGRHDYQVSLRSDDDERYGRHNTGAIAWGYTVSEALRLTASYGTAFKAPTFNELYFPFYGNTELEPERSRTVEFGLSGRAGWGYWSANLFQTHVDDLIGYDASLFKANNISEARIRGVEGVLGTQLAQWDLRTSVTLLDPRDASGGANDGNLLPRRAKQTLRVDADRDYGRFSVGASVLAASHRYDEVANTNRLGGYGVVDLRAEYKLAADWRLQGTIGNVFDHEYETARFYNQEGRSVFVTLKYQPKR is encoded by the coding sequence GTGCGTCTTTGTCTGTCTGCCGCCGCGCTGGCGGTGTCCTGTGCCTTTCCTTTGGTTTCGATGGCGGCCGATGCGGTCGGCGATACGGTGGTGGTGACCGCCACGCGTACCGCGCGCACCGTCGATGAGTCGCTGGCTGCGGTGACGGTGATCACCCAGGCCGACATCGAGCGCCTGCAGGCGCGTTCGGTGCCGGACCTGCTGCGCGGTCAGGCGGGTCTGTCGCTGACCAACAACGGCGGTCGCGGCAAGCAGACCTCGGTGTTCATGCGCGGCACCGAATCCGACCATGTGGTGGTGCTGATCGACGGCGTCAAGGTCGGTTCGGCGACCGCCGGGTCGGCCGCCTTCCAGGACATGCCGGTCGACATGATCGAGCGTATCGAGATCGTCCGCGGCCCGCGTTCGAGCCTGTATGGCTCCGAGGCCATCGGTGGCGTGATCCAGATCTTCACCAAGCGTGGCGGCGGCGCGCTCCGCCCCAGCGGCAGCGTCGGTTTCGGCAGCAAGGGCGTGCGCAAGGCGACTTTCGGCCTCGATGGCGGTGGCGACCAGGGCTGGGTGAGCCTGAACCTGTCGCATGATGCGACCGACGGCTTCAACGCCTGCCGTGCCGAGGCGGCGGGCAAGGGCGGGTGCTTCACCAACGAACCCGATCGTGACGGCTACCAGAACCTGTCCGGCTCGGTGCGCGCCGGCTACCGCTTTGATGGCGGTGCCGAGGTCAATGTGAACTGGATGCGCACGCAGGCCACCTCTGACTTCGACGGCTCGTCCCAGAACGAGAGCGATTCGGTGCAGGAGGTGTTTGGCGGCCGTTTCTCGTTCTCGCCGCTGGCGGCCTGGAAGATGACGCTTGGCGCCGGTGTCAGCACCGACAACGCGAACAACTACAAGGACGATGTCTTCAAGAGCAGCTTCGACACCGAGCGCACCACGCTGTCCTGGCAGAACGACATCACGCTGGACGAGAACCACCTGCTCACCTTCGGCCTGGACCACCAGGACGACGAAATCACCAGCACCACCGCCTACCCGGAAAGCTCGCGCACCAACGACGGCGTGTTTGCGCTTTACCAGGGGGCGATCGGCCGGCATGACTACCAGGTCAGCCTGCGCAGCGACGACGACGAGCGTTACGGCCGTCACAACACCGGCGCCATCGCCTGGGGCTACACCGTATCGGAGGCCTTGCGTCTGACCGCCAGCTACGGCACGGCCTTCAAGGCACCGACGTTCAACGAGCTGTACTTCCCGTTCTACGGTAACACCGAGCTGGAGCCCGAGCGCTCGCGCACTGTGGAGTTTGGCCTGTCGGGGCGGGCCGGCTGGGGGTATTGGTCGGCCAACCTGTTCCAGACGCATGTGGATGACCTGATCGGCTACGACGCCAGCCTGTTCAAGGCCAACAACATCAGCGAAGCGCGCATTCGCGGTGTCGAGGGCGTGCTCGGCACGCAGCTGGCGCAATGGGATCTGCGCACCAGCGTGACCCTGCTCGATCCGCGCGATGCGTCGGGCGGCGCGAACGACGGCAACCTGCTGCCGCGTCGCGCCAAGCAGACGCTGCGTGTCGATGCCGATCGCGACTACGGTCGCTTCAGCGTTGGCGCCTCCGTGCTGGCGGCCAGCCACCGTTATGACGAGGTGGCCAACACCAATCGTCTTGGCGGCTACGGGGTGGTCGATCTGCGGGCCGAATACAAGCTCGCCGCCGACTGGCGCCTGCAGGGCACGATCGGCAACGTGTTCGACCACGAATACGAAACCGCGCGCTTCTACAACCAGGAAGGGCGCAGCGTGTTCGTGACCCTCAAGTACCAGCCCAAGCGCTGA
- the cobU gene encoding bifunctional adenosylcobinamide kinase/adenosylcobinamide-phosphate guanylyltransferase: MPTELILGGARSGKSRLAEQRAIDHGGPVTVIATAEAGDDEMTARIARHRADRPGHWHTIEAPTELAQTLHRAASANGCLIVDCLTLWLSNLLMADAADLRAPHDADALPRWQREHAALLATLPTLPGTTVLVANEVGLGLVPDSPLGRLFRDEAGRLNQSVAATCDRVTLVAAGLPLTLKAPPA, translated from the coding sequence ATGCCCACTGAACTGATCCTCGGCGGCGCCCGCTCGGGCAAGAGCCGTCTGGCCGAACAACGCGCCATCGACCACGGCGGACCGGTCACCGTCATCGCCACCGCCGAGGCGGGCGACGACGAAATGACCGCGCGCATCGCCCGCCACCGCGCCGACCGTCCCGGCCACTGGCACACCATCGAGGCTCCCACCGAACTGGCCCAGACCCTGCACCGCGCCGCCTCGGCCAACGGCTGCCTGATCGTCGATTGCCTCACCCTGTGGCTGTCGAATCTGCTGATGGCCGACGCGGCCGACCTGCGCGCCCCGCACGACGCCGACGCCCTGCCCCGCTGGCAGCGCGAACACGCCGCCTTGCTGGCCACGCTGCCGACCCTGCCCGGCACGACGGTGCTGGTGGCCAATGAGGTCGGCCTCGGCCTGGTGCCCGACTCGCCGCTGGGCCGGCTGTTCCGCGACGAAGCCGGCCGCCTCAACCAGTCCGTTGCCGCGACCTGCGACCGGGTGACCCTGGTCGCCGCCGGCCTGCCGCTGACGCTCAAGGCACCGCCGGCCTGA
- the cobT gene encoding nicotinate-nucleotide--dimethylbenzimidazole phosphoribosyltransferase, whose protein sequence is MSYAISPLDATLVDALRAKIDGKTKPLGALGRIELLALQIGRIQQTLNPVLNQSQILVFAGDHGAARAGVSAYPQDVTWQMVENFLAGGAAINVFARQMRLGLRIVDAGVAHDFGPREGLINGKVAPGTANYIEQPAMTPAQCDKALRFGRELAHRIAERGGNTVGFGEMGIGNTASASLITHALTGVPLPQVVGRGTGLDDAGLDRKQALLGAALARGGRPTDPLAVLAEYGGFEIAMMAGAMLGAAEKRMVLVIDGFIVTAALLVAQAIAPAITDYCVFAHRSEEAGHIAQLRHLNASPLLDLGLRLGEGTGAALAWPLLQAAVAMLNDMASFESAGVSGKA, encoded by the coding sequence ATGTCCTACGCCATCTCTCCGCTCGACGCGACGCTCGTCGACGCCCTGCGTGCCAAAATTGACGGCAAGACCAAGCCGCTCGGCGCCCTCGGCCGCATCGAACTGCTGGCCCTGCAGATCGGGCGCATCCAGCAGACGCTGAACCCGGTACTGAACCAGTCGCAGATCCTCGTGTTTGCGGGCGATCACGGCGCGGCCCGCGCGGGCGTGTCCGCCTACCCGCAGGATGTCACCTGGCAGATGGTCGAGAACTTCCTCGCCGGCGGCGCGGCCATCAACGTCTTCGCCCGCCAGATGCGCCTCGGCCTGCGCATTGTCGACGCCGGCGTGGCCCACGACTTCGGCCCGCGCGAGGGGCTGATCAACGGCAAGGTCGCCCCCGGCACGGCCAACTACATCGAACAGCCGGCGATGACGCCCGCCCAGTGCGACAAGGCGCTGCGCTTTGGCCGCGAGCTGGCGCACCGCATCGCCGAGCGCGGCGGCAACACGGTCGGCTTTGGCGAGATGGGCATCGGCAACACCGCCTCGGCCTCGCTCATCACCCATGCCCTCACCGGCGTGCCACTGCCGCAGGTGGTCGGCCGCGGCACCGGTCTGGACGACGCCGGCCTCGACCGCAAGCAGGCGCTGCTCGGCGCCGCGCTGGCCCGTGGCGGCCGGCCAACCGACCCGCTGGCCGTACTGGCCGAATACGGCGGTTTCGAGATCGCCATGATGGCCGGCGCCATGCTCGGCGCCGCCGAGAAACGCATGGTGCTGGTGATTGACGGCTTCATCGTCACCGCCGCCCTGCTCGTGGCACAGGCCATTGCCCCGGCCATCACCGACTACTGCGTGTTTGCCCACCGCTCCGAAGAAGCCGGCCACATCGCCCAGCTGCGCCACCTCAACGCCTCGCCGCTGCTCGACCTCGGCCTGCGCCTGGGCGAAGGCACCGGCGCCGCGCTGGCCTGGCCGCTGCTGCAGGCGGCCGTGGCCATGCTCAACGACATGGCCAGCTTCGAGTCGGCCGGCGTCAGCGGAAAAGCGTGA
- a CDS encoding adenosylcobinamide-GDP ribazoletransferase — MRYQLELFFTALGFFTRIPVPGWVPYSPERLNHAARYFPWVGLVVGAAGAAVFWFARQWLPASLSVILSMAATIRLTGAFHEDGWADACDGLGGGWEKSQVLSIMKDSRIGSYGATGLVLMLLAKAAALVEIAAHGIPHAVVAMIVAHTLSRLASTSLIHTLSYVREDETSKSKPLAKQLSRMELWIAGAGGLLPLLLLGPVEALGAVVAVIIVTAWAARIFVRRLGGYTGDCLGAAQQASELATYLGILIAWNSI; from the coding sequence GTGCGCTACCAGCTCGAACTCTTCTTCACCGCCCTCGGCTTCTTCACCCGCATTCCGGTGCCGGGCTGGGTGCCCTACTCGCCCGAGCGGCTCAACCATGCCGCGCGCTACTTTCCCTGGGTCGGCCTCGTCGTCGGCGCGGCCGGCGCGGCGGTGTTCTGGTTTGCCCGCCAGTGGCTGCCCGCCAGCCTGTCGGTGATCCTGTCGATGGCGGCCACCATCCGCCTCACCGGCGCCTTCCATGAAGACGGCTGGGCCGACGCCTGCGACGGCCTCGGCGGCGGCTGGGAAAAGTCGCAGGTGCTCAGCATCATGAAAGACTCGCGCATCGGCAGCTATGGGGCGACCGGCCTGGTGCTGATGCTGCTGGCCAAGGCGGCCGCGCTGGTCGAGATCGCCGCCCACGGCATCCCGCATGCCGTCGTCGCCATGATCGTTGCCCACACCCTCTCGCGCCTCGCCTCCACCAGCCTGATCCACACGCTGAGCTATGTGCGCGAGGACGAAACCAGCAAGTCCAAGCCGCTGGCCAAGCAACTGAGCCGCATGGAGCTGTGGATCGCCGGCGCCGGCGGCCTGCTGCCCTTGCTGCTGCTCGGCCCCGTCGAAGCGCTCGGCGCCGTGGTCGCGGTGATCATCGTCACCGCCTGGGCGGCGCGCATCTTCGTGCGCCGCCTCGGCGGCTACACCGGCGACTGCCTCGGCGCGGCACAACAGGCCAGCGAACTGGCCACCTATCTCGGAATCCTGATCGCATGGAACTCTATCTGA
- the cobC gene encoding alpha-ribazole phosphatase family protein, translating into MELYLIRHPRPDVAPGVCYGQTDVGLAESATDVAERLKPLLPADYRLHSSPLQRAHRLATELGEPAVDARLQEISFGQWEGQTFESIGDAIDDWSKDPLNFRPPGGETPLEMAARVRAWMEAALDPEAAAHVVVGHGGPLRVIAGQLLGLAPDRWLSLDFACGQATRLDIHAWGVALKWFNR; encoded by the coding sequence ATGGAACTCTATCTGATCCGCCACCCACGGCCCGACGTGGCGCCCGGCGTGTGCTACGGCCAGACCGACGTCGGCCTGGCCGAATCCGCCACCGACGTGGCCGAGCGCCTCAAGCCACTGCTACCGGCCGATTACCGCCTGCACAGCAGCCCGCTGCAACGCGCACACCGCCTGGCCACCGAACTGGGCGAACCGGCGGTCGACGCGCGCCTGCAGGAAATCAGCTTTGGTCAATGGGAAGGGCAGACCTTCGAATCCATCGGCGACGCCATCGACGACTGGTCGAAAGACCCGCTCAACTTCCGCCCGCCCGGCGGCGAAACCCCGCTGGAGATGGCCGCCCGCGTGCGCGCCTGGATGGAAGCCGCGCTCGACCCCGAGGCCGCTGCGCATGTGGTGGTCGGCCACGGTGGCCCCCTGCGGGTCATCGCCGGGCAGTTGCTCGGGCTGGCGCCGGATCGCTGGCTGAGCCTCGACTTTGCCTGCGGCCAGGCCACCCGGCTGGACATCCATGCCTGGGGCGTGGCGCTCAAGTGGTTCAACCGGTAG
- a CDS encoding tyrosine-protein phosphatase encodes MAKDISTPMGRILAWLDMHVVDHGFVRALYNNFHDLGGGMYRSSQPSPAQIRRYHRKYGLKTILNLRGESEFGSYALERQVCDELGITFIDAKLFSRGAPSRARIHMLKDLFASIEYPALMHCKSGADRAGIAAALYRLLHLGHPVADTMDELHWRYGHSRKARTGVLDFFLASYAAYNEKTPIDFMEWVDTVYDDEALKQQFRSDGWSSLIVDKVLHRE; translated from the coding sequence GTGGCTAAAGACATTTCCACCCCGATGGGTCGCATCCTCGCCTGGCTCGACATGCATGTCGTCGACCACGGCTTCGTCCGCGCCCTCTACAACAACTTCCACGACCTGGGCGGCGGCATGTACCGCAGCAGCCAGCCCAGCCCGGCGCAGATCCGCCGCTATCACCGCAAGTACGGCCTGAAGACCATCCTCAACCTGCGCGGCGAGAGCGAGTTCGGCTCCTACGCGCTTGAGCGCCAGGTCTGCGACGAGCTCGGCATCACCTTCATTGACGCCAAGCTGTTCTCGCGCGGCGCGCCGAGCCGGGCGCGCATTCACATGCTCAAGGATCTGTTCGCCTCCATCGAGTACCCGGCGCTGATGCACTGCAAATCCGGCGCCGACCGCGCCGGCATCGCCGCTGCGCTGTACCGCCTTCTCCACCTCGGCCACCCGGTGGCCGACACCATGGACGAGTTGCACTGGCGCTACGGTCATTCCCGCAAGGCGCGCACGGGTGTGCTGGATTTTTTCCTCGCCAGCTATGCGGCCTACAACGAAAAGACGCCCATCGATTTCATGGAATGGGTGGATACGGTGTATGACGACGAAGCGCTCAAGCAGCAGTTCCGGTCAGATGGCTGGTCGAGTCTGATCGTCGATAAGGTACTTCACAGAGAATGA